From one Novosphingobium sp. genomic stretch:
- a CDS encoding pyridoxamine 5'-phosphate oxidase family protein, with protein MATDTHKLKEHLWEKLENGPFTMVGLRDGSSHSEPLTAQLDKDQVDTLWFFIGKDNRLAKGGDATVNFVAKGQDFFASLSGTATVDNNPAMIDKLWSRQVEAWFPGGKADPKLALLRFDISDAELWEADVSLIGQLKMLFGGKIKPEESGSHAVVPNTTI; from the coding sequence ATGGCGACAGATACGCACAAGCTGAAAGAGCATTTGTGGGAAAAGCTCGAGAACGGGCCCTTCACCATGGTCGGCCTTCGTGATGGCTCAAGCCATTCCGAGCCTTTGACAGCCCAATTGGACAAGGATCAGGTCGATACGCTCTGGTTCTTTATCGGCAAGGACAACCGCCTGGCCAAAGGCGGCGATGCTACGGTCAACTTCGTGGCCAAGGGGCAGGACTTTTTCGCCAGCCTGTCCGGCACCGCGACCGTCGATAACAATCCGGCCATGATCGACAAGCTTTGGTCGCGGCAGGTTGAGGCCTGGTTTCCAGGCGGCAAGGCCGATCCCAAACTAGCCCTGCTGCGCTTCGACATTTCGGACGCCGAACTTTGGGAGGCAGATGTTTCTCTCATCGGGCAGCTGAAAATGCTGTTTGGCGGCAAGATAAAGCCCGAGGAATCCGGCAGCCATGCGGTCGTACCGAATACGACCATTTAA
- a CDS encoding (2Fe-2S) ferredoxin domain-containing protein: MLHLSFSHLHQQMLRPIPAKTRSVVLVCSKCSKKLGGGFGKKGSKPLAKELRKLAGAGKGRKSALLVLETACLKLCPKGAVVVMDAAKPESWLIVPAQTDVQAVAEKLGCQIPLVGRGLPLHESQTFSP; encoded by the coding sequence ATGTTGCACCTCAGCTTTTCGCACTTACATCAGCAGATGCTTCGTCCCATTCCTGCGAAAACCCGCTCGGTTGTCCTCGTCTGCAGCAAATGCTCGAAAAAGCTGGGCGGCGGCTTCGGCAAGAAGGGCAGCAAGCCTCTGGCGAAGGAACTGCGCAAACTTGCTGGCGCCGGGAAAGGGCGAAAGTCAGCCCTCCTTGTCCTTGAAACCGCATGCCTGAAGCTTTGTCCAAAGGGCGCGGTTGTGGTGATGGACGCTGCGAAGCCTGAGAGTTGGCTCATCGTCCCGGCGCAAACCGACGTGCAAGCGGTCGCTGAAAAATTGGGCTGCCAAATACCTCTCGTGGGTAGGGGCCTGCCGCTTCACGAGAGCCAAACATTCTCGCCCTGA
- a CDS encoding alkene reductase has protein sequence MLARLEFAPFTQIAGNHDMADHASSPVLQPVTIGRLALKNRIVMAPLTRSRSNDDGVPPAFAADYYSQRAGAGLVISEATNISRQAIGYALTPGIWSDEQVEAWHAIVDAVHQKGGRMFLQLWHTGRISHPDLQGGALPVAPSAIKPAGQAFTKDGMKDHVTPRALETDEIPLIVEDYRHAAVNAKAAGFDGVEVHSANNYLLEQFVRDSTNKRTDRYGGSIENRLRFPLEAIDAVIGVWGAEQVGVRLSPATTMPGETPLDSEVMGTYGAYVDALSARGLLYIHDIEGVTQQTRDVPDGVDFSALRKRFSGAYIANNQYTLELAEEVLAKGDADLFSMGRPFIANPDLVERLRTGAPLAEAPKQYWYGGGSVGYSDWPSMQSTTGAR, from the coding sequence ATGCTCGCCCGTTTGGAGTTCGCACCTTTCACTCAAATTGCAGGAAATCACGATATGGCGGACCACGCATCTTCTCCCGTGCTGCAACCCGTAACGATCGGAAGGCTGGCCCTTAAGAACCGTATCGTCATGGCGCCCCTCACACGCAGTCGCTCCAACGATGACGGCGTACCGCCTGCTTTTGCCGCCGATTATTATTCTCAGCGCGCCGGTGCCGGTTTGGTCATCTCCGAAGCAACCAACATTTCGCGCCAGGCGATCGGCTACGCCCTGACGCCGGGCATCTGGAGCGACGAGCAGGTCGAGGCATGGCACGCCATCGTGGATGCCGTTCACCAGAAGGGCGGTCGAATGTTCCTGCAACTCTGGCATACAGGCCGCATCTCTCATCCCGACCTGCAGGGCGGCGCATTGCCGGTCGCGCCGTCGGCTATCAAACCGGCGGGACAAGCCTTCACCAAGGACGGTATGAAGGATCATGTGACCCCACGCGCGCTCGAGACTGATGAAATCCCGCTGATCGTCGAAGACTATCGACATGCTGCCGTCAACGCGAAGGCCGCCGGTTTCGACGGCGTCGAGGTCCACTCGGCCAACAATTATCTGCTGGAGCAGTTCGTGCGCGACAGCACCAACAAGCGCACCGACCGTTATGGCGGTTCGATCGAGAACCGCCTGCGCTTTCCCCTGGAAGCCATTGACGCGGTAATCGGCGTCTGGGGCGCAGAGCAGGTCGGCGTCCGTCTTTCTCCGGCCACGACGATGCCGGGAGAAACGCCTCTCGATAGCGAGGTCATGGGAACCTACGGCGCCTACGTGGACGCGCTGTCGGCGCGCGGGCTGCTTTACATTCACGATATCGAGGGTGTGACCCAGCAGACCCGCGATGTGCCCGACGGAGTGGATTTCTCCGCGCTGCGCAAGCGGTTCTCTGGTGCCTACATCGCCAACAATCAGTATACGCTGGAGTTAGCTGAAGAGGTGCTCGCCAAGGGAGATGCAGATTTGTTCAGCATGGGGCGCCCATTCATTGCCAATCCCGACCTTGTCGAGCGGCTGCGTACCGGTGCTCCTTTGGCCGAAGCACCCAAGCAGTACTGGTATGGGGGTGGCTCAGTCGGCTACTCGGACTGGCCATCGATGCAGTCCACGACAGGGGCGCGCTGA
- a CDS encoding HEPN domain-containing protein translates to MRSDIDHLPPVQQDELERTKQILMTEFAKAIDGGNQPWRKSGRILKIILFGSYARTDWVDEPENGYQSDFDLLVIVSHPNLTEIADYWYIAEDKIQRDEAIGRPVNIIVHTLQEVNQALNRGEYFWVDIARDGIELYDLPGNALATPKPLTAADAYEMASKYLNDWLPKVERALETAGEQIQKGVNDLGWRKEAAFSLHQGTERAFICFLLVRTLYFPRSHNIKFLRSLSEDNEPRLIEAWPRTERIDRRRFELLKRAYVEARYVETYEISMDDLNALAEAVRNLRDIVEQVSRERLEILRKDAGL, encoded by the coding sequence ATGCGTAGCGATATCGACCATCTGCCACCGGTTCAACAGGACGAGCTGGAGCGAACCAAGCAAATCCTGATGACCGAGTTCGCAAAGGCAATCGACGGCGGAAATCAGCCGTGGCGGAAAAGCGGACGCATCCTCAAGATCATTCTGTTCGGCAGCTATGCACGCACTGATTGGGTGGATGAGCCGGAAAATGGCTATCAGTCTGATTTCGATCTTCTGGTCATCGTGAGCCACCCCAATCTCACCGAAATCGCGGATTACTGGTATATCGCAGAGGACAAGATCCAGCGGGATGAGGCGATCGGCCGCCCGGTGAACATCATCGTTCATACCCTGCAGGAAGTGAACCAGGCTCTCAACCGGGGCGAGTATTTTTGGGTTGATATCGCGCGGGATGGGATCGAACTGTATGATCTCCCCGGCAACGCGCTTGCTACTCCCAAGCCGCTAACGGCTGCTGATGCTTACGAGATGGCTTCGAAGTATCTAAACGACTGGTTGCCAAAGGTCGAACGTGCGCTGGAGACTGCCGGAGAGCAGATTCAAAAAGGTGTGAATGATCTCGGCTGGCGTAAAGAGGCAGCGTTCTCCCTTCATCAAGGGACAGAAAGGGCATTTATATGCTTCCTACTGGTCCGCACGCTCTATTTCCCACGGTCGCACAACATCAAATTCCTCCGTTCGCTGTCAGAAGACAATGAGCCTCGGTTGATTGAGGCATGGCCAAGAACTGAGCGGATAGACCGCCGTCGATTTGAACTGCTCAAGAGAGCTTATGTCGAAGCTCGGTATGTGGAGACCTATGAGATCAGCATGGACGATCTCAATGCACTAGCTGAAGCCGTCCGCAACCTAAGGGACATTGTGGAGCAGGTGTCGCGGGAACGGCTGGAAATCCTTCGCAAGGACGCCGGGCTTTAA
- a CDS encoding conjugal transfer protein TraG yields the protein MTPTKLLLGQIIIVFAIVIAGIWIATQWAAEMLAYQPELGPPWFYLHNLPIYHPWALFPWWYHFDAYAPHIFSKAGMLAGATGALGFLAAVFGSLWRARQSKRVTTFGSARWATDRDIQQAGLFGDHGFMLGKRGENYLRHDGPEHVMAFAPTRSGKGVGLVVPTLLTWTGSTVVHDIKGENWTLTAGWRSIFSHCLLFNPTDLASAHYNPLLEVRRGLNEVRDVQNIADILVDPEGALERRNHWEKTSHSLLVGAILHILYAEEEKTLARVATFLSDPQRDFVTTLKRMMTTNHLGDAENPKVHPVVASAARETLNKSPNERSGVLSTAMSFLGLYRDPTVAEVTSRCDWRIADLIEAERPLSLYLVIPPSDISRTKPLIRLILNQIGRRLTEKLEQPGEGERRHKLLMMLDEFPALGRLDFFETSLAFMAGYGIRAFLISQSLNQIEKAYGDHNSILDNCHVRVAFATNDDRTAKRLSDTLGTTTEQRAMRNYAGHRLAPWLAHVMVSRQETARQLLTPGEVMQLPPHEELVLVSGLAPIRADKLRYYLDPNFTERVLPAPRPQPGPYADRPAERPNQWAGSVRGADARLDHWEAGEDKDEGGKQQQPQDDLPEHAVRVHPEPEPAEIEPQTEDDNVVADKQAMEQAQQLNPVARGYAFDESNRDTQVLGF from the coding sequence ATGACCCCAACCAAGCTTCTGCTCGGCCAGATCATCATTGTGTTTGCTATTGTGATCGCAGGCATCTGGATCGCGACCCAATGGGCCGCCGAGATGCTGGCGTATCAGCCCGAGCTGGGTCCGCCCTGGTTCTACCTCCACAATCTGCCCATCTACCATCCTTGGGCCCTGTTCCCCTGGTGGTATCACTTCGACGCCTATGCGCCGCATATCTTCTCAAAAGCCGGCATGCTGGCCGGCGCCACAGGCGCACTGGGCTTTCTTGCGGCTGTTTTCGGATCGCTCTGGCGTGCCAGGCAATCCAAGCGCGTCACAACCTTCGGCTCGGCGCGCTGGGCGACAGATCGTGATATCCAGCAGGCAGGCCTCTTCGGCGACCATGGCTTTATGCTGGGCAAGCGGGGCGAGAACTATCTGCGCCATGATGGACCTGAGCATGTCATGGCCTTTGCGCCGACCCGGTCGGGCAAGGGGGTGGGCCTTGTCGTTCCGACCTTGCTCACCTGGACCGGCTCCACGGTCGTTCATGACATCAAGGGTGAGAACTGGACCCTGACCGCCGGATGGCGCTCGATATTTTCGCACTGCCTGCTCTTCAACCCGACCGATCTGGCCTCGGCCCATTATAATCCCCTGCTGGAGGTCCGCCGCGGCCTCAACGAGGTGCGCGATGTCCAGAACATCGCCGATATCCTCGTGGATCCCGAGGGCGCGCTCGAACGCCGCAATCATTGGGAAAAGACCAGCCATTCGCTGCTGGTCGGCGCCATTCTCCATATCCTCTACGCCGAGGAGGAGAAGACGCTCGCCCGCGTCGCGACCTTCCTCTCCGATCCGCAGCGCGATTTCGTCACGACGCTCAAGCGGATGATGACCACCAATCATCTGGGCGATGCCGAGAACCCGAAGGTCCACCCGGTCGTCGCGTCGGCAGCGCGCGAAACGCTCAACAAAAGCCCCAATGAGCGATCGGGTGTGCTCTCGACCGCCATGTCGTTCCTGGGCCTCTATCGCGACCCCACGGTAGCCGAGGTCACCTCTCGCTGCGACTGGCGCATTGCCGACCTTATCGAGGCCGAACGCCCGCTCTCGCTCTATCTGGTCATACCGCCCTCGGACATCAGCCGCACCAAGCCGCTGATCCGCCTGATCCTCAACCAGATCGGCCGCCGCCTCACGGAAAAGCTGGAGCAGCCCGGCGAGGGCGAGCGGCGCCACAAGCTGCTTATGATGCTCGATGAATTTCCCGCGCTCGGGCGCCTGGATTTCTTCGAGACCAGCCTCGCCTTTATGGCCGGCTATGGCATCCGCGCCTTCCTGATTTCCCAGAGCCTCAACCAGATCGAGAAGGCCTACGGCGACCACAACTCCATCCTCGACAACTGCCATGTCCGCGTCGCTTTTGCGACGAACGATGACCGGACGGCCAAGCGCCTGTCTGACACGCTGGGCACGACGACCGAGCAGCGCGCCATGCGCAACTATGCCGGTCATCGCCTCGCACCCTGGCTCGCCCATGTCATGGTCAGCCGACAGGAGACGGCCCGCCAACTGCTGACGCCCGGCGAGGTCATGCAGCTTCCCCCTCATGAGGAGCTGGTGCTGGTCTCGGGCCTCGCGCCGATCCGCGCGGACAAGCTGCGCTATTATCTCGATCCCAATTTCACCGAGCGTGTCTTGCCTGCGCCGCGCCCGCAGCCGGGGCCCTATGCGGATCGCCCTGCCGAGCGGCCGAACCAATGGGCCGGATCGGTCCGGGGCGCCGACGCCCGCCTGGACCATTGGGAAGCAGGTGAAGACAAAGATGAGGGCGGCAAGCAGCAACAGCCCCAGGACGACCTGCCTGAACATGCCGTGCGCGTACATCCTGAACCCGAGCCCGCCGAGATCGAACCGCAGACCGAGGACGACAATGTCGTCGCGGACAAGCAGGCGATGGAGCAGGCCCAGCAGTTGAACCCGGTGGCGCGTGGCTATGCTTTCGACGAGAGCAACCGGGACACCCAGGTGCTGGGGTTCTGA
- a CDS encoding CopG family transcriptional regulator: protein MNNRHNLYLDQQVSDALNALARGAKGNKSRIVNDALRDWLDRRATREIDDLLKPRLDRMSREIAGARRDIDVVLESLALFIRYQLTATAPLPEADAAGRAVGRDRFEAFVAQVGRQMASNTRTLAPKSTDGGRP, encoded by the coding sequence ATGAACAACCGCCACAACCTCTATCTCGACCAGCAGGTCAGCGATGCGCTCAACGCATTGGCCAGGGGAGCCAAGGGCAACAAAAGCCGGATCGTCAATGATGCGCTGCGCGACTGGCTGGACCGGCGGGCGACCAGGGAGATCGACGACCTTCTCAAGCCCCGGCTCGATCGCATGTCTCGTGAGATTGCCGGCGCGCGGCGGGATATCGATGTGGTGCTGGAGAGCCTGGCGCTGTTCATCCGCTACCAGTTGACCGCCACCGCGCCCTTGCCGGAAGCCGACGCTGCTGGGCGCGCGGTCGGTCGCGACCGCTTTGAGGCTTTCGTGGCTCAGGTGGGCCGGCAGATGGCCAGCAACACCAGAACCCTGGCGCCCAAATCCACGGACGGAGGGCGGCCATGA
- the trbB gene encoding P-type conjugative transfer ATPase TrbB: MREGQADTSAERRRAMLRSAMGPAIADALADPLVVEIMVNPDGRLWLDRLGEGRIDTGLLCEATQTERIIRLVASHARGEAHADAPIISAELPPHGEGAGERFEGLLPPVTRAPCFAIRKPASRIHRLADYVHDGIMDEAMARTLAEAVGGRSNILVVGGTSSGKTTLANALLAEMAHLEERVILIEDTRELQCAAPDTVALRTRPASRDGSSGVTMADLVRSTLRLRPDRIVVGEIRGAEALDMLKAWNTGHPGGIATVHANSAASALHRIEQLVQESVTTVPRALIAEAIDLIIFIAGRGHARRVETVLRVNGLRPDGAYDLAALARDTPPEPSPDIDGDLS, encoded by the coding sequence ATGAGGGAAGGGCAGGCCGACACTTCTGCCGAGCGCCGCCGCGCCATGCTGCGCAGCGCCATGGGGCCAGCGATCGCCGATGCTCTGGCCGATCCGCTGGTGGTCGAGATCATGGTCAATCCCGACGGGAGGCTCTGGCTCGACCGGCTGGGCGAGGGACGCATTGATACCGGCCTCCTGTGCGAGGCGACCCAGACCGAACGCATCATTCGGCTGGTCGCCAGCCATGCGAGAGGCGAGGCGCATGCCGATGCGCCGATTATCTCGGCGGAACTCCCGCCGCACGGGGAGGGGGCGGGCGAACGGTTCGAGGGCCTTTTGCCTCCGGTCACCCGCGCGCCGTGCTTTGCCATCCGCAAGCCAGCCTCCCGCATCCACCGGCTCGCCGACTATGTCCATGACGGGATTATGGATGAGGCCATGGCCCGCACTCTGGCCGAAGCGGTTGGGGGGCGCAGCAACATCCTGGTGGTGGGCGGCACGAGTTCGGGCAAGACCACGCTGGCCAACGCGCTGCTGGCGGAGATGGCTCATCTGGAAGAGCGGGTCATCCTGATTGAGGACACCCGTGAGCTGCAATGCGCGGCGCCTGACACGGTGGCGCTCCGTACCCGCCCGGCTAGCCGCGATGGCAGCAGCGGTGTCACCATGGCCGATCTTGTGCGCTCCACCCTGCGCCTGCGGCCCGACCGGATCGTGGTTGGCGAGATCCGCGGCGCCGAGGCTCTCGACATGCTCAAGGCCTGGAACACCGGCCATCCCGGCGGAATTGCCACGGTCCACGCCAACAGCGCCGCGTCTGCCCTGCATCGCATCGAGCAACTGGTGCAGGAGAGCGTGACCACCGTCCCACGCGCGCTGATCGCCGAGGCGATCGACCTCATCATCTTCATCGCCGGTCGCGGCCATGCCCGCCGTGTCGAAACCGTCCTGCGTGTCAATGGGCTGCGTCCCGATGGCGCCTACGACCTCGCCGCTCTTGCGCGAGACACCCCGCCCGAACCCTCACCAGACATCGATGGAGATCTATCATGA
- a CDS encoding TrbC/VirB2 family protein gives MMNVKPVFAARRRNPVTLMGAAVALSLALAGAASASGTGMPWETPLNSILESVQGPVAKIIAVIVIITTGLSLAFGETAGGFRRLIQIVFGLSIAFAASSFFLSFFSFGGGALVA, from the coding sequence ATGATGAATGTGAAGCCTGTTTTCGCCGCGCGGCGCCGTAACCCTGTCACCCTTATGGGTGCCGCCGTTGCCCTGTCGCTCGCCCTGGCCGGCGCGGCGTCCGCCTCGGGGACCGGCATGCCGTGGGAGACGCCGCTCAACAGCATTCTGGAATCCGTGCAGGGGCCGGTAGCCAAGATCATCGCGGTGATCGTCATCATCACCACCGGCTTGAGCCTGGCCTTCGGTGAGACGGCGGGCGGCTTCCGGCGCCTGATCCAGATCGTCTTCGGCCTCTCGATCGCCTTTGCCGCGTCGAGCTTCTTCCTCTCCTTCTTCAGCTTCGGCGGCGGAGCCCTCGTCGCGTGA
- a CDS encoding VirB3 family type IV secretion system protein yields MNDNGSSLEGFEAPVHRSLTEPILMGGAPRGLAIVNGTLAAALGLGLQQWIAGLAAWAIGHTLAVFAARRDPDFAPVLMRHLRQRGYFTC; encoded by the coding sequence GTGAACGACAATGGCTCCTCGCTCGAAGGGTTCGAGGCACCGGTCCATCGGTCGCTCACCGAGCCCATTCTGATGGGAGGAGCCCCTCGCGGTCTGGCCATCGTCAACGGGACGTTGGCCGCCGCGTTGGGGCTGGGCCTCCAGCAATGGATCGCAGGGCTGGCCGCCTGGGCGATCGGTCACACGCTGGCTGTCTTTGCCGCCCGCCGCGATCCTGATTTCGCGCCGGTGCTGATGCGCCACCTGCGTCAGAGAGGGTATTTCACATGCTGA
- the trbE gene encoding conjugal transfer protein TrbE, whose product MLNLREYRSRADRLADHLPWAALVAPGIVLNKDGSFQKTLRFRGPDLESATQAELLSITARANNVLRRFGSGWALHIEAQRREALSYPASSFPDAASWLVDEERRGEFEAEGNHFESRTYLTLTFLPAPDQTERAGQALLERPDEVVGRDWRQALALFEVECSRVLDLLGGFMPEIAPLGDEETLTYLHGTISTRPHRITVPEVPMYLDGLLVDTPLTGGLEPMLGAQHLRSVTILGFPGTSQPGMLDALNHQDFTYRWVTRFIALDKTEATKALTKLRRQWFNKRKSVTAMLREVMYNQPVQLMDSDADNKMVDADLALQALGGDHVAFGHLTTTITVMDADRKRVEDKVRAVERVVNGLGFTCIRETLNAVEAWLSSLPGQVYANVRQPLVHTLNLAHLMPLSSVWAGPARNDHLNGPALLQARTSGSTPFRLSTHVGDVGHMMIAGPTGAGKSVLLGLIALQFRRYPDSQIYIFDKGLSARAAVLACGGSHHALGLGGGEEGTIAFQPLRHITRADERAWAAEWIGALLAHEKVLVTPEIKEMVWSALTSLASAPATERTMTGLTMLLQSTVLRSALSPYTLDGPFGALLDAARDDLALSAFQCFETEALMGQAGVIAPVLTYLFHRLEARFTGRPTLLILDEAWVFLDHPLFAARIREWLKVLRKKNVSVVFATQSLADIAQSTIAPAIIESCPQRILLPNDRAIEPQSRASYERFGLNSRQIELISRASPKRHYYLQSSRGNRLFELGLGPVTLALVGSADPEIQRLIDRLLADPECRDFAAAFLAERGLPWAAALLEKHPAP is encoded by the coding sequence ATGCTGAATTTGCGTGAATATCGCAGCCGGGCTGACCGGCTGGCCGATCATCTGCCCTGGGCCGCGCTGGTCGCGCCGGGCATCGTGCTCAACAAGGATGGCAGTTTCCAGAAGACCCTGCGGTTTCGTGGGCCGGATCTGGAATCGGCAACGCAGGCCGAACTGCTCTCGATCACCGCGCGGGCCAACAATGTGCTGCGCCGCTTCGGCTCGGGCTGGGCCCTCCATATCGAGGCCCAGCGCCGCGAGGCGTTGTCCTATCCAGCCAGCAGCTTCCCCGATGCAGCCTCCTGGCTGGTCGATGAGGAGCGGCGCGGCGAGTTCGAGGCCGAGGGCAATCACTTCGAGAGCCGGACCTATCTGACACTGACCTTTCTGCCGGCGCCGGACCAGACCGAGCGGGCAGGGCAGGCGCTGCTTGAGCGGCCCGATGAGGTGGTCGGGCGCGACTGGCGCCAGGCTCTGGCGCTTTTCGAAGTCGAGTGCAGCCGCGTCCTCGATCTGTTGGGCGGCTTTATGCCCGAGATCGCCCCGCTCGGTGACGAGGAGACCCTGACCTACCTGCATGGAACAATCTCGACCCGGCCACACCGCATCACCGTACCCGAAGTGCCGATGTATCTCGACGGGCTGCTCGTCGACACCCCGCTCACCGGCGGGCTCGAACCCATGCTGGGCGCGCAGCATCTGCGCAGCGTCACGATCCTGGGATTTCCGGGCACCAGCCAACCCGGCATGCTCGACGCGCTCAACCATCAGGACTTCACCTATCGCTGGGTCACCCGCTTTATCGCGCTGGACAAGACCGAAGCGACCAAGGCGCTGACGAAGCTGCGACGCCAATGGTTTAACAAGCGCAAGTCGGTCACCGCCATGCTCCGCGAGGTGATGTACAACCAGCCTGTCCAGCTGATGGACAGCGATGCTGACAACAAGATGGTCGACGCCGATCTGGCGCTTCAGGCCCTGGGCGGTGACCATGTCGCCTTTGGCCATCTCACCACCACCATCACCGTGATGGATGCCGACCGCAAGCGGGTGGAGGACAAGGTCCGCGCTGTCGAGCGTGTGGTCAATGGCCTGGGCTTCACCTGCATCCGCGAAACCCTCAATGCGGTGGAGGCCTGGCTCTCCAGCCTGCCGGGGCAGGTTTATGCCAATGTCCGGCAGCCGCTGGTCCATACGCTGAACCTCGCTCATCTCATGCCGCTGTCCTCGGTCTGGGCGGGGCCGGCGCGCAATGATCATCTCAATGGCCCTGCGCTGCTACAGGCGCGGACCAGCGGATCGACGCCTTTCCGCCTCTCCACCCACGTCGGCGATGTCGGCCATATGATGATTGCCGGGCCGACGGGGGCGGGCAAATCCGTGCTACTCGGCCTCATTGCCCTGCAGTTCCGCCGCTACCCTGACAGCCAGATCTATATTTTCGACAAGGGCCTGTCGGCGCGTGCTGCCGTGCTGGCCTGTGGCGGCTCGCATCATGCTCTTGGGCTTGGCGGGGGAGAGGAGGGGACCATAGCGTTCCAGCCCCTGCGCCATATCACCCGGGCGGATGAGCGGGCATGGGCCGCCGAGTGGATCGGTGCGTTGCTGGCCCATGAGAAGGTGCTGGTGACGCCCGAGATCAAGGAGATGGTGTGGTCGGCGCTGACCAGTCTTGCCAGCGCACCGGCAACCGAGCGGACCATGACCGGGCTGACCATGCTGTTGCAGTCGACCGTGCTGCGGTCAGCCCTCTCGCCCTATACGCTCGATGGGCCTTTCGGCGCCTTGCTCGATGCGGCGCGCGATGATCTTGCCCTCTCGGCTTTCCAATGTTTCGAGACCGAGGCGTTGATGGGGCAGGCGGGGGTGATCGCGCCTGTCCTGACCTATCTCTTCCACCGGCTGGAAGCCCGCTTCACCGGTCGACCGACTCTGCTTATTCTTGATGAGGCCTGGGTCTTCCTCGATCATCCGCTCTTTGCCGCGCGCATCCGCGAATGGCTCAAGGTGCTGCGCAAGAAGAATGTCTCGGTGGTCTTCGCCACGCAGAGCCTGGCCGATATCGCCCAGAGCACGATTGCCCCGGCGATTATCGAGAGCTGCCCGCAGCGCATCCTGCTCCCCAATGACCGCGCCATCGAGCCCCAGAGCCGGGCGAGCTATGAGCGCTTCGGGCTCAACAGCCGCCAGATCGAGCTGATCAGCCGGGCCAGCCCGAAGCGGCATTATTATCTGCAATCCTCGCGGGGCAACCGTCTGTTCGAGCTGGGGCTGGGGCCTGTGACGCTGGCGCTGGTCGGCTCGGCCGATCCGGAGATCCAGCGGCTGATCGACCGCCTGCTCGCCGACCCTGAATGCCGCGATTTCGCCGCAGCATTCCTGGCCGAACGCGGCCTGCCCTGGGCGGCAGCCCTGCTGGAGAAGCACCCGGCCCCCTGA
- the trbJ gene encoding P-type conjugative transfer protein TrbJ codes for MFSASSRPRLRHRLGAALALAATSMQIATPANAQFVSTVFDPSNYSQNILTAARTLQQINNQITMLQNQAQSLINQAKNLTTVAFPELSAISQTINQVNQLMGQAQSIEFKVANLDSQFKTMFPTSFNQALTGSQQVAAARNRLSSQMSAFQQTMTVQAQITENIAADTTNLASLSNRSQSAQGSLQAQQATNQLLALIAKQQLQIQTMMAAQYRAEALYQAGQTQSASDGQDSTTKFLGSGTAYHP; via the coding sequence ATGTTTTCTGCTTCGTCTCGCCCGCGCCTTCGCCATCGCCTGGGCGCCGCGCTGGCTCTTGCTGCCACCTCGATGCAGATCGCCACCCCCGCAAACGCGCAATTCGTGAGCACGGTCTTCGATCCCTCCAACTACAGCCAGAACATCCTGACAGCCGCCCGCACGCTGCAACAGATCAACAACCAGATCACCATGCTGCAAAATCAGGCACAAAGCCTGATCAACCAGGCCAAGAACCTTACCACCGTCGCCTTTCCCGAGCTTTCGGCGATCAGTCAGACCATCAATCAGGTCAATCAGCTGATGGGGCAGGCCCAGAGCATCGAGTTCAAGGTCGCCAATCTCGACAGCCAGTTCAAGACGATGTTTCCCACCAGCTTCAATCAGGCCCTGACCGGGAGCCAGCAGGTCGCTGCAGCGCGCAATCGGCTCAGCAGCCAGATGTCGGCCTTCCAGCAGACCATGACAGTCCAGGCGCAGATCACCGAGAACATCGCCGCCGACACCACCAATCTCGCGTCTCTCTCCAACCGCAGCCAGAGCGCTCAAGGCTCACTTCAGGCGCAGCAGGCGACCAACCAACTCCTTGCGCTGATCGCCAAGCAGCAACTCCAGATCCAAACGATGATGGCCGCCCAGTACCGTGCCGAGGCGCTGTACCAGGCCGGGCAAACGCAGTCTGCGTCCGACGGGCAGGACTCCACCACCAAATTCCTCGGTTCCGGTACGGCCTATCATCCCTGA